GAAATTCCGCTACGCGCCGAAAGATCGCTTCGCGATCTTTCGGCGCGTACCATTCAATTTCATCATCGCGTTTTAGCCAGGTCATCTGTCGCTTGGCAAACTGGCGGATCTTCGTTTCGAGTTCGGTCACCATTTCATCTTCTGGTAGTTCACCTTTGAGAAGTTTAGCGAGATAGCGATACTCGAGACCAAGATCATTCATACGCTCGAATGACACACCCTCAGCATGGAGCCGTTTCGCTTCATCAACCATACCGTCCTTCATGCGCTCAATGAGACGAATATGAATATTGCTGTGGAGTGTTTCTTTGGAAAGGTCGACACCGAGCACGAGCCAGTCATATGGAGACTCAGGGCTGGTTTCAGTCGGGACTGATCCAAGCGCGTCGACGATCTCTAGGGCGCGTATGATACGGCGCTTGTTGTGCGCGTCGATCGTCTCGGCACGGGCTGGGTCTGCAATTTGTAATTTCTCAAAGAGTGCTTCGGCCGGAAGAAGTTCGAGTTCGCCGCGCAACTGTTCGTTTGGCTCGACTGGAGCGGTGCTCGACTTGCCTCGGAGCTGATCGAGGTAAAAGAAGCTACCGCCGGCAATGACCGGGCACAAGCCGCGCTTCTGGATATCCAGAAGCGCGGCTTGTGCATCTCGCTGCCAATCTGCAGCAGTGTACACATTAGTCGGTGCTGTCACATCAAGCAGATGATGCGGCACACCGTCCATTTCTTCCGTCGTGACCTTTCCAGATCCAATATTGAGTCCAGTGTATACCTGGCGTGAGTCAGCCGAAATCACTTCGCCATTGAATTTCTTGGCGATATCTATAGAGAGTGAGGTTTTGCCTGAGGCAGTTGGTCCCACAATAGCAATGACTTTTGGCTTCTGCATAGAGCTGAGTGTAGCAAAAACAGCTTGTAATACAATGGTGTGGTATGATGTCTGCGATTAATTCGTAATTCTATCTATGAACATGGAACATGCATGTAAATGTGGGGAAGCTGTTGTATACGCACCGTTGACGGTCGGTGACGCTGTACCTGAGGAACTCGATTTCCCGGTACTGCACAATGACGAAGAAAAGCAGATGAGTTTTAAGGAGCTTCGCGGGAAGTGGGCTGTGCTGGTTTTCTATCCAAAAGACTTTACCTTTATTTGTCCTACTGAGCTCGAAGATATGCAGAAGCATTATGAAGCGTTTACCGCAGAAGGTGCAGAAGTGATCTCAGTTTCAACTGACACGATCGAAGTGCATAAAGCATGGCACGACAACTCACCAGCAATCAAGACACTCACGTACCCGATGGCAGCCGATCCAGCACATGTACTGTCTGAAGTATTTGGTGTACTGATCCCTGAAGCAGGAGTAACACACCGTGCGACGTTTATCATTGATCCGGAAGGAGTGATTCGCTGTATTGAGATCAATCACGATGCAATTGGTCGCAGTGCGAAGGAAACGCTCCGCAAGATGAAGGCAGCAAAGCATGTAAACGAACATCCGGGAAATGTCTGTCCAGCCAGCTGGGAAGAAGGAGATGAGACTTTGAAGCCAGGTCTTGATCTGGTTGGGAAGATCTAGGAACTAGAAAGTATAAAGGCCGGGGCGCTTCGCGCCCCGGCCTTTATACTTTGTGCCTCGGGAGGGAGTCGAACCCTCAAGCCTTACGGCATACGATTTTGAGTCGTACGTGTATACCAATTCCACCACCGAGGCGGGTGATAGGTGACAGTGAGTGTACCAGAAAAAACATGGAATGAGAACAACTCTTTCTTAACATCAAAATAGCCCACCGTATCAACAGGGGCTAAGTGTTCGGTCGTTTCAAGCTCTCTCGAGAGGAATCTCTGTATCCCAAGCCCCATCCCGCTTTTCAATGAACAACATGACCGGCCTTGTGAGCTCGAGGCGTATCTGCCCCAATTCAATGAACCACTCCTTCGTTGTTGTAAAAAGCTCATCAGGAACGGTCATGTGGACATGTCCTACCGGGGGATTCTTGAAACTCACTACGTTTTTAGCTTCATCGTCAAAGCCAAATTCTCCACCAGAACAAAACAGGTTGTCGGCAAAGGAGTCGCAGAAGAGTTCTGCCTGTTTGTCGTTCTCCAGTGCAGTCAGTTTGAATCCAATGCACTCGTCACCTTTGATGAGTAGGTGGCAAGTAACGCTAAGTTCGTTGTCATTTGTTGACATTTATCACCTCCAGTGGTTCCCGTACATCTGGTTTGCATAGTACAGATATCAGGTATTTAACGCAAGAATAGTAAGAAACTGATTGATCAAACAAGTATGTTAGAATACAGGCATATCGAGTATGTAGAGCTCGGAGGTAATATTTGTTATGGCATTTCAAGGTGATTCAATATACTGGGTGGAAGTAGAGAAGGTTGTTCCTAATCCGTTTCAGCCAAGACGAGAATTTGATCAGAACAAGCTGCAAGAACTGGCAGATTCTATTCGCATGTACGGCGTGCTACAGCCACTCACAGTGACGCGCAAGGAGATCCAACGTGAAGATGGAACGTTTTACTCAGAATACGAACTGATTGCAGGAGAGCGTCGTATGCGCGCAAGTAAATTGGCCGGTGTCGCACAGGTGCCAGTGATTATTCGTGAAGGGGAGCAGAGCGAACAAGAAAAGCTCGAACTTGCGATCATTGAGAACTTGCAGCGTGAGGATCTCAATGCGGTTGATCGTGCTCTCGCATTTCGCCAGCTCGCAGATGCGTTTGGGCTGTCACATGCACAGGTAGCGCAGAAAGTCGGTCGCAGTCGTGAGTATGTTTCGAATTCCATTCGTCTTCTTGGTTTGCCTGATCATATGCTGGATTCGCTCAAGATCGCTGACATGATGGAAGGGCATGCCCGCACGCTTCTCATGCTCACTGATCGCCCTGAAGAGCAAGAAGTGGTCTATAAAGAGATCTTGCTAAAAAAGCTCTCAGTACGCGAAGTAGAGCGTATTGTGCGCAAGATCGCGACTGATAAAGTACGTAAAAAGAACCCGCTTGAATTTGATGAGAGTCTCATCGAATTTGAAAAGAAATTTACCGAGACGCTCGGTACTCGGGTACAGATCCAAAAGACTGACTTCGGTGGCAAGCTCACTATTGACTACTTTTCAGAGGAAGACTTGGAAGCCATTTTGCAGCGCATGGCAGCTGAAGTTGCCGCGTCTCAGCCAGTTGAGTCAACAACATATGAAATGGTCAATCGACTTACAGAGCACACCCCACTTTCTGTAGATGAAGAAAGCGTTGAGTCTGCAAGCTACGAGCAGTCGCGGTCAGTGCAAGAGATGTCCGTACGAGAGCCGCAGTTTATTGTGACTCGAGCGGTGACCTATCTAACTACGCCAGTACCTGAACCAGTGCAAGAAGAGGCCGTAGATGATTCAGGATCGCTTGCAAGTTACATCCAACGCCCACCTGAGCCATCGTTTACGCCTCGGCGTGAGCCTTCATTTGTGGCGCAGAGTTTTGATGAGCCTGTGTCTGAGCCAGCTCCAGAAAAACAGCCTGAGTCACCTCAGTCAGACGACAGTGGTCTCTACTCAATTCGAAACTTTACTGTTTAGGGTGTTCACCATGATCAAGTGCGGTCTTGATCTTGCGTCTCGCAAGTGATGTTTTTGCAAAGTCGAGCCACTTTTGGCTTGGTTGCGCTGATTTTCGTGTTTCGATCTCAACGATATCTCCATTACGGAGTTCAGTGCTGAGTGAGACTAGCTTGCGGTTTACTTTCGCGCCAAAGGTGTGTTCACCAACTTCTGAGTGAATTGCATAGGCAAAATCGATCGGAGTTGCGCCAACGGGGAGGTCAACCACGTCACCGGTCGGAGTGAAGACAAAGATGCGGTTTGAGAAAAAGTCTGACTGTGCGTCTTCAACGAACTCTCGTGTGGAATTTTTTGAATCAGGATTATAGGTTTGACCAATTTGCGATATCCAGCGAGGAATTTTCTGAAAGTGAGGAGTGGTTGCTTGCTCTGCGAGATTCTCTTCAAAATCTGCATCACGTCGAGCGAAGGGTTTGAAGAGTCCTGGAACGAGTGCTGAGAACATAGAGGGTTTACGGTTGTCGCTTACCGATGGTTGTTTGTAGAAAATGTGTGATGCTACACCAAACTCAGCCTCTTGGTGCATTTGTCTGGTGCGGATCTGGATCTCTAAGATCACACCGTTTTGAGTGGTGACTGTGGTGTGGAGTGATTGGTAGCCATTTGGCTTCGGGAATGCGATGTAGTCTTTGACACGCTGGGGAAGTGGACGCCAGAGTTCGTGCACGATACCGAGGGTGCGGTAACAATCTTCGACAGAATTTACGACCACACGCATGGCCATAAGGTCGTAGATCGAGTCGATGCTCCACTCTTTTCGTTTCAGCTTATTGTAGAGGCTGTATTTTCCTTTGACACGGTATGAGGTGTGAAAATCAGTGAAACCAACGTCGGCGAGTTTCTTTTGGAGCACCTTTCGTTCGCGTTCCAATATCTCGTTCGCGTTTCCAAAGCGGCTCTTGAGTGATTCAGCGACACGCTTGGCTTCTTCGGGGTAGACAAATGGAAACGCCAGGTCTTCGAGTTCTTTGCGAAGCTTACCCATTCCAAGTCGATGCGCTACTGGCACGTAGATCTCGAGCGTCTCCCGTGCGATACGCTGCTGCTTTTCTTCAGGTACGTGGTGGAGTGTCTCCATATTATGAAGACGGTCAACGAGTTTGATGATGAGGACACGGATGTCTTGGCTCGTTGCTACAAACAGCTTGCGCAGACTTTCGTTGTGACGATCAGTGCCATAGTAACGAACCGAAGAGAGCTTGGTGACTCCTTCCACTAAGAAGAGAACTTCTTCACCGAATTCTTTCTTGATATCTTCTGAAGTAACCGGAGTATCTTCGATCGTGTCATGGAGGAGTCCAGCGCAAATGGTGCGTGGACCCATACCCATCTCGGCTAGCTTGTGGCCAACCGCAGCAACATGAATCATATACGGGTCACCAGAGTAGCGCTTGTGTCCTTCGTGGGCTTTGGCGGCGTAGTCATACGCTTTTGTTACTAACGCTCGATCAGCGTCGCTTGGTTCATTGAGTTGCGCAATGATATCTTCTGCAGAGTGCATCGTTTGATTGTAGGACGTGATGTGAGTCTTGGCAAGATTTTGGATACAAATAGGAAAAAGACGGCGGGCCCCTTCGGGGCCCGCCGCCTTTTTATCTACCGCTGCTTTAACAGTTCTACTGCCAGCTCAAGGGTGATATCTTCGGTCTTTACGTTGTCTGGAATACCAATTCGCTTAAAGCCTTTCTTGAGGTAACGGCCAGACTTACTTTCAAACACATTGACGAGCTTGCGAGTAGTTGGGTGGACGCCGAGTTCCTTAAGGAGTGTTTCACCCTTACGGAGTGTCTTTGGTTCGGCGAGAATCTCAAGTGCACGCTCGTAGGTGATGGTGTATGGGTCATCTTTCTTTGGATCTTTGAGGCTGCGGAAGTCACCGGCGTGGCCGATGTATGGTCCGTATTGGCCAGTATTAGCGATGATCGGCTCGCCGGTCTTGGGGTGATTACCAAGCTCGCGTGGAAGAAGGAGGTATTTTACCGCATCATTGAGTGAGACATCTTCTGGCTTGGTGCCAGCAGGTAGGGAAGCACGGCGAGGCGCTGGACCTCGTTTCTTCACTGGAATAGTTTTACCGTCCTCGTCTTTTGTCGCTGGTGCTTCACCGAGCTGTACATATGGGCCGAAGCGGCCATTGAGTACAAAGATCGGCTCGCCCGTTTCCGGATGCTTACCAATTGGTGCATCCGGCTTTACTTCAGAGCCGTCGATCAGTCGTGCACCATCACAGTCAGGGAATTTGCTACACGAGAGGAAAGTACCGTTGCGACCAAGCTTGCGATCCATTGTTGCGCCACACTTTGGGCACGGGAACTCCTTTGGTCCCGGACCAAGCGTTGTGAGCTTTTCGATGTCTTCTTTTGCTGCGACAGCCTTGGTAAATGGTTTATAAAAATCACTAAGAGTTTTTACGTACTCTCGCTCACCTGAGGCGATCTCGTCGAGTTCGTCTTCC
Above is a window of Candidatus Nomurabacteria bacterium DNA encoding:
- the miaA gene encoding tRNA (adenosine(37)-N6)-dimethylallyltransferase MiaA, with protein sequence MQKPKVIAIVGPTASGKTSLSIDIAKKFNGEVISADSRQVYTGLNIGSGKVTTEEMDGVPHHLLDVTAPTNVYTAADWQRDAQAALLDIQKRGLCPVIAGGSFFYLDQLRGKSSTAPVEPNEQLRGELELLPAEALFEKLQIADPARAETIDAHNKRRIIRALEIVDALGSVPTETSPESPYDWLVLGVDLSKETLHSNIHIRLIERMKDGMVDEAKRLHAEGVSFERMNDLGLEYRYLAKLLKGELPEDEMVTELETKIRQFAKRQMTWLKRDDEIEWYAPKDREAIFRRVAEFLAE
- a CDS encoding redoxin domain-containing protein, producing the protein MEHACKCGEAVVYAPLTVGDAVPEELDFPVLHNDEEKQMSFKELRGKWAVLVFYPKDFTFICPTELEDMQKHYEAFTAEGAEVISVSTDTIEVHKAWHDNSPAIKTLTYPMAADPAHVLSEVFGVLIPEAGVTHRATFIIDPEGVIRCIEINHDAIGRSAKETLRKMKAAKHVNEHPGNVCPASWEEGDETLKPGLDLVGKI
- a CDS encoding ParB/RepB/Spo0J family partition protein, with the protein product MAFQGDSIYWVEVEKVVPNPFQPRREFDQNKLQELADSIRMYGVLQPLTVTRKEIQREDGTFYSEYELIAGERRMRASKLAGVAQVPVIIREGEQSEQEKLELAIIENLQREDLNAVDRALAFRQLADAFGLSHAQVAQKVGRSREYVSNSIRLLGLPDHMLDSLKIADMMEGHARTLLMLTDRPEEQEVVYKEILLKKLSVREVERIVRKIATDKVRKKNPLEFDESLIEFEKKFTETLGTRVQIQKTDFGGKLTIDYFSEEDLEAILQRMAAEVAASQPVESTTYEMVNRLTEHTPLSVDEESVESASYEQSRSVQEMSVREPQFIVTRAVTYLTTPVPEPVQEEAVDDSGSLASYIQRPPEPSFTPRREPSFVAQSFDEPVSEPAPEKQPESPQSDDSGLYSIRNFTV
- a CDS encoding bifunctional (p)ppGpp synthetase/guanosine-3',5'-bis(diphosphate) 3'-pyrophosphohydrolase — protein: MHSAEDIIAQLNEPSDADRALVTKAYDYAAKAHEGHKRYSGDPYMIHVAAVGHKLAEMGMGPRTICAGLLHDTIEDTPVTSEDIKKEFGEEVLFLVEGVTKLSSVRYYGTDRHNESLRKLFVATSQDIRVLIIKLVDRLHNMETLHHVPEEKQQRIARETLEIYVPVAHRLGMGKLRKELEDLAFPFVYPEEAKRVAESLKSRFGNANEILERERKVLQKKLADVGFTDFHTSYRVKGKYSLYNKLKRKEWSIDSIYDLMAMRVVVNSVEDCYRTLGIVHELWRPLPQRVKDYIAFPKPNGYQSLHTTVTTQNGVILEIQIRTRQMHQEAEFGVASHIFYKQPSVSDNRKPSMFSALVPGLFKPFARRDADFEENLAEQATTPHFQKIPRWISQIGQTYNPDSKNSTREFVEDAQSDFFSNRIFVFTPTGDVVDLPVGATPIDFAYAIHSEVGEHTFGAKVNRKLVSLSTELRNGDIVEIETRKSAQPSQKWLDFAKTSLARRKIKTALDHGEHPKQ